In one Polaribacter sp. ALD11 genomic region, the following are encoded:
- a CDS encoding 4Fe-4S dicluster domain-containing protein, with protein sequence MAIIITDECINCGACEPECPNTAIYEGAEDWKYGEGTSLIGDVELKNGVTVNAEETQEAVSDEYYFIAPDKCTECIGFHEEPQCAAVCPVDCCVPDDAHIETEEELLAKQKFLHN encoded by the coding sequence ATGGCAATTATAATAACAGACGAATGCATCAATTGTGGTGCATGTGAACCAGAATGCCCAAATACGGCTATTTATGAAGGGGCTGAAGATTGGAAATATGGTGAAGGAACTTCGTTAATAGGAGATGTAGAATTAAAAAACGGAGTAACAGTAAATGCAGAAGAAACTCAAGAAGCTGTGTCTGATGAGTATTATTTTATTGCTCCAGATAAATGTACAGAATGTATTGGCTTTCATGAAGAACCACAATGTGCAGCGGTGTGTCCAGTAGATTGTTGTGTGCCAGATGATGCACATATAGAAACTGAAGAAGAGCTTTTAGCGAAACAAAAGTTTTTACATAATTAA